The following proteins are co-located in the Peromyscus maniculatus bairdii isolate BWxNUB_F1_BW_parent chromosome 23, HU_Pman_BW_mat_3.1, whole genome shotgun sequence genome:
- the LOC107400340 gene encoding disks large homolog 5-like: protein MLLEDKKKLQGEQILLQESCEEAKRLCEEAHEKIYDLWTRQLQEHQRLEENLQSLMKQKELLTRQRDLAVKLQHHFTVSQMRFENLQQELEQTTAQEESLLQKELLVQKHYVPAPLQKTEKAGRSQRHLEGMIFYTPGSRPPQKMPPLFSFELTSKANINRPSGNPATI from the exons atgttgctagaggacaagaaaaagctgcagggggagcagattttactacaagagtcctgtgaggaggcaaagaggctctgtgaagaggcccatgagaagatctatgacctctggacaaggcagctgcag gaacatcaaagacttgaggaaaatcttcagtccctgatgaagcagaaggagctgctcacccggcaaagggacttggcagtaaagctgcagcatcacttcactgtgtcccagatgag gtttgaaaacctccagcaggaactggagcagaccacagcccaggaagagagcctcctgcagaaggagctgctggtgcagaaacactatgttccag cacctcttcagaaaactgagaaggctggaagaagccagagacaccttgaaggcatgatattctacactccaggttcacggcctcctcagaaaatgccacctcttttcagctttgaactcactagtaAGGCAAATATCAACCGACCATCAGGCAATCCAGCCACAATCTGA